From Solibacillus sp. FSL W7-1464:
CAATATAGATCTTTTCACCTTTAGCACGTATAACCGCCTGCCCGATTCCTTTAACTAATAAATTCGGAATAATGCTCGTATAAAGGCTTCCTGGTCCAATCAAAATAAAATCCGCTCGTTCAATCGCATGAACTGCAGCAGGTAATGGTTTGAGATTACTAGGCTCCAAATATACCCGTTTAATCGGTGCATGGCCAGATGGAATTTTCGACTCGCCTATAATATCTGACCCGTCCATTAATTCGGCATGTAATGTAACCTTTTTATTCGCTGCCGGAATGACCTTTCCGTGCACATTCAGCACTTTGCTCATTTCTGCAATCGCATGGTTAAAATCACCTGTAATTTCCGTCAAAGCCGTCAACATCAAGTTCCCGAGCGAATGTCCGCCTAAATCGTTTGATTGGGAAAAGCGATATTGAAACATCTGCTCCACTAACGGCTCTACATCTGAAAGTGCGGCAATTACATTTCGCACATCTCCTGGCGGCGGGATATCATAGTCATCCCGCAGACGCCCAGAAGAGCCACCGTCATCTGCAACCGTAACGATGGCCGTAATATCAAAAGGATGTTGCTTTAAACCGCGTAAAATTGTAGAAAGGCCTGTCCCCCCGCCAATTACGACGATTCTTGTTCTCTTTTTTTTCATCTCATCAATCCTTCCTATGATTGATATCTCTATGTGTAACGATGACTTGATCATTTTTTGCCAATAGCTTCCCGAAGTATTCAGCAAGTGTAACGGAGCGATGTTGACCGCCCGTACAGCCGAAAGCGATGACAAGCTGTGATTTGCCTTCATTACGGTAATGGGGAATCATGAATGTGAACAAGTCCGTCAGTTTGGCAATTAATTGTTGCGTTTCTTCTGTTGCCAGTACGTAAGAGGAAACTTCTGTTTGTAGCCCAGTTTTATGTCGCAATTCTTCAACATAGTAAGGATTTTTTAAAAAACGAACATCAAATACTAAATCAGCATCAATCGGCAGCCCATGTTTAAATCCAAACGACATAATGTTCAGTGAAAAAGTAGGACTGCTCATATTGCTGAATTCCTGGGCGATACGTTCACGTAATTCGCGTGGTTTTAAATTGGAAGTATTGACGATCGATTTGGCGCGCCCTTTTACTTCAGAGAGCAATTCGCGCTCCAACTCAATCCCTTCCAGCGGTAATCCCTGAGGGGCAAGCGGATGTGATCGGCGTGATTCTTTATAGCGCCGAACTAATGTGGCATCATCGGATTCCAAAAATAAAATACGGAGTAAAATATCTTCTTCGTCCAATAGCGCGTCGAGCATTTCAATCAATGAGCCAAAAAATTCTCTCCCACGTAAATCCATAACTACTGCCATACGTGAAATCTTTTTTTCGGAACCTTTCATCAGCGCTAAAAAAGTAGTTAAAAGTTCCGGAGGTAAATTATCAACACAGTAATAACCTAAATCCTCAAAACTTTGAACCGCTACCGTTTTGCCCGCCCCTGACATTCCTGTAATAATAACTAACTCATGTGTACAGCTCGAACTAGCCACTTATTTCATCTCCTCTAGTTTTGTTCCGTCGAGTTTTGAATTTTTTCGCTGATCAGCTCAAAATCCTCTGTATATTCAAATGTACCATATTGCGTACCATTATTTAATGCTGCAAATAATAAATTCGTCCGGTCACCTGCTGCCATCGGAAGATCCTTTAATCGCTCAATATCATACCAGCTTAAAATGCCTTCACGTGTTTCGACAAATGGTGTTCCTTCGACATCCGTTGCAATAAATGTGTACAGCATCCATTCATCGACAACAGTATCTCCATTTTTGATAACCATTGTATATACGCCTTTTAAATGAACGTCTTTTGGTGTCAGATTCGTCTCTTCCTGAAATTCGCGTATAGCGGAGTCATAGATGGACTCTCCTGGCTCCATTTTTCCACCTGGTGCAACAAACCAGCCTCTTCTCGGTTTTTGCAGCAATAGGACTTGACCATCTTTAATAGCAAGTAAATTTGTAATTCGTTGCATACACAACACCTCAACTTTTTCATTTAATGGATTGTGAATATATAATATTTCACAAAATCCACATAAGTAAAGACACAATATCGCTATGTGAAACGAATTGTGTTTTTCTAAAGCTTATTTCTATTATACCTTGTCCTATGCATTCCGTAAAAGCAAGCGTTTCATTTATAATGTCAACATTTATGCCGGAAAGCCACAAAAAAAGAGGTTGCTTCAGCGTAAACCGCTTGAAACAACCTTAGGATAAAAATATAAGGGGGTTAAAACAAATTCCACTTTTAGTATACCCTTATTTTGTAACGATATGATTACATTTATGTTAAAGAATTATTGATTTATCTTTTCTTTTATTTCTTCCACGTAATGTTGAGCCGACTGTGCTGCAATACTGCCGTCGCCTGTAGCTGTTACAATTTGACGCAGCATTTTTTCACGAACATCGCCCGCTGCATAAATACCAGGAATTGATGTTTCCATTTTTTCATTTGTTACAATATAGCCTGCTTCGTTTAAAATATTCAGGGAAGCAAATGGCGCTGTTAATGGAAGCATGCCGACATATACGAATACGCCATCTGTTTCCACTTCTTTTTCTGTACCGTCAACTGTAGAAGCTAACGTCACTTTGCCTACTTTACCATCAACTTCATGAATTTCCTTCACTGTCGAGTTCCAGATGAAGTCTACTTTTTCATTGGCAAATGCACGATCTTGTAGGATCTTTTGTGCACGAAGCTTATCGCGACGGTGTACGATTGTTACTTTATCCGCAAAGCGTGTTAAGTAAACACCTTCTTCAACAGCAGAGTCGCCCCCGCCGATTACGATGAGGTTCTTTTGTTTGAAGAATGCGCCATCACATACAGCACAGTAGCTTACACCGCGGCCGCCAAGCTCTGTTTCGCCGGGAATACCCAGTTTTTTATATTCTGCACCAGTTGTAATAATAATTGTGCGTGTTTTATATTGTTTTTTACCTGAAACGATAATTTTGTACTCTTCCCCGTCGATGATTTCATTTACATCTCCGTAAGCATATTCGGCACCGAACTTTTTCGCATGCTCGAACATTTTCGTCGATAGCTCAGGCCCTAAAATTGTATCGAAACCAGGGTAGTTTTCCACTGCTTCTGTATTCGCCATTTGTCCGCCGGGAATCCCGCGTTCAATCATTAATGTTGATAAGTTAGCGCGTGATGCATATACCGCAGCCGTCATACCTGCCGGACCTGCTCCGATAATGACTACATCATAAATTTTTTCTTCAGACATGTTGATCCTCCTCTTGCATATACCTTCTATATAGTTTTATCGTATAAGATTGCTTGGGTAAATACAAATATACTGCCTATTCAAAGTCCGCCGGTACAAATTCATACAATTCATCATTGTATTTCGTTAACGTCGCAGTTGAAATATTGTATTTGCCCGCAATCGCTTTTTTCGTCACTTTGTTTTCCAGTGCGACATGGAATGAATATTCAACAGCAGCAGCCAGCGCCGCGCGATTTTTAAACGAATAGCCTTGCTGGAATGCGATTTCCCCAAGCGCAAACCATGTACTTAACACTTGCGCCACTTCCAATGAAATCGAATCATTTACTTCAATAATCTGCTCGGCTACTTCCATAAAACGCAGGAATTGCTGTTCTTCCTTACTGCCGTTACTGAAATCATAGTCCAGTGCATACGCCATGCACAGCTTTTCGATAGCCGAAAAATCCGAGACATTCAAAAGAGAAGGGTGTGCGACAATCTCCTGCTTATGTGCCGAACGCTTCAATAAGAACATGCCGAACAACCGGCTGGACTGATGCTCATCTGTTAATTGACGTATGATGAAGTCACGATGATTTTCCGCTGAATTCCGTAAAATTGACCCTTCACCATTTGCCCACGGTTCCATCCCTTCTTTTGACGGATCCAACTGAATGAGCATTTTCCATGATTCTTTTGCAATCGTTTCATGCCCTGAGAAGTAGGCTGACTGGGCAAGCCAGAAATAGAAGCCAGGCTCTCCGTCATAGCCTTTCTTGCTCATAGAGCGCAGCCATTTATAAGCCGCTTCATATTGTCCGATCAATGCAAATGTTGCACCGAGCTTGTAACGGTTTTCCCATTCGAACGGTTGGATTTTCTTCAATAAACCGACCAGTTCATTCAGCTCTTCACTGTTTTTTTCGTAATACGCAAATACGGCCAAGTTGCAAAGTGCATGAAGATTGCCTTTGTTTTCACGCAGCACTCGATATAAAAGTGCGCGGGCCTGTTCCGCGTCTCCGACATAAAAATAGGCTAACGCCAGATTATTGTATGCATTCCAAAGGTCTGGATACTCTTCAATGAGTTGCTCCAGCATTTCGATTGCTGTCTTGAAATCACCCTGCTCCATTTGACGGCGGGCCTTTTCCTGTGCCACATGCTTCGCCCCATCAAATTCGTCCATGTCATCCATTTCATCGCCCACATAGTCGACAAACTCCAATATTTCAGAGGCGTCTTCCGTATATGTGCCGTTTGGTTCCATTTCTAAATATTGTGCTGCGTATTTTTGGGCATCCGCAATATGACCGATACAGCCCGACACTTCCGCCAGCATGAAAATGATTTCGGATTCATTCGGCTCTAAACTATAGGCTGTGTGAATCAACTCATAGGCATGCTCGAAATTTTGCAGTTCCATTTCAAGTATTCCGTACTGTAGTAACACATGCGCGTCATCCGGACTTAAATCCGCCGCACGCTTAATAAATTTATATGCTTTGTCCATTTCGTCTCGTTCAATTGCCTTTAAAGCTTTCTTGTAATAATAATCACCATTCGGAACAAACGACACGACATTAGTAGCTTTTGTTTTTAAACGTTTATTTTCCAATAATATTCCTCCGAGTCATTCCGTTCAGTACATTCTATATCATCAAATACGCAGGTCATTTGTTTGTAAACAAAGAAATAAGGAACGCACAGGTGTGGTCCCTTAATCAATTCTTACTATTATAGCATATTCGGCACATATGTACTAAAAACACGTCTGACAAAGCGGTGTTAATTTTCCGGCCGTTACTGTTTCTTTCCTTCATGACGTTTTTGCAGGACATCCAGCACTTCATAAACATCGACTTTTTGCTCTTGAAGCAACACTAATAAGTGATAAAGAAGATCTGCCGATTCCCATTTCACTTCTTCTGCATCGCGGTTTTTTGCCCCGATGACAACTTCAGTAGCCTCTTCGCCGACTTTTTTACAGATTTTATCGATTCCTTTATCGAATAAATACGTTGTGTACGCCCCTTCAGGCATATCGATTTCACGTTGTTTAATCACTTCTACAAGTTGCGGAAGAATCGCGACAGAGCCTGGGCGTTCGTTTTCTACCAAGCTTTCAGTAAAGCATGAAGTCGTTCCGTTATGACAAGCCGGACCAGCTGGGATCACTTCAATGACAAGCGCATCCTTGTCACAGTCTGTTTTGATCGAAACTACTTTTTGCGTGTTGCCGCTCGTTGCGCCTTTATGCCAAAGCTCCTGACGAGAACGTGAATAAAACCAGGTTTCATTCGTTTCAATCGTCTTTTGCAGTGATTCTTCGTTCATATACGCTACTGTTAATACTTCTTTTGACTGTGCATCTTGTACTACGGCTGTAATTAAGCCTTGTTCATTAAATTTTACGTTCATCGTACACGAACCCCTTTTTCTTTTAAGTAGCTTTTCACTTCTGCTACGCTCGTTTCTTTATAGTGGAAAATACTCGCTGCGAGTGCCGCATCTGTATCAACATCCTGCAGTACTTCACGGAAGTGTTCGGCATTCCCGGCCCCGCCGCTCGCAATAACCGGCACTGTTACTGCATCACGTACCGCTTTTGTTAGTTCCAGGTCAAAGCCTGATTTTTCGCCGTCCTGATTCATCGATGTAAGGAGAATTTCTCCGGCACCTAATCGTACCGCTTCTTTCGCCCAATCGACTGCTGTCCAAGTCGTTTTATTGCGCCCGCCATGTGTATAAACCATCCATGTGCCGTCTTCTTCGCTGTACCTCGCATCAATCGCACAAACGATACATTGGGCCCCAAAGTAATCCGCACCTTCTTTAATAAGCTGCGGACGTTCCAGTGCTGATGTGTTGACCGATACTTTATCGGCACCCGCACGTAAAATACGCTTCATATCATCGATTGTCCGGATGCCGCCGCCTACTGTAAACGGAATCGCCAATGTTGCCGCCGTTTGACGGACAACATCGACCATCGTTTCCCGTCCTTCATGCGAAGCGGAAATATCAAGAAATACAAGCTCATCGGCGCCTTGCTCATCATAAAACTTAGCTAACTCTACAGGATCGCCTGCATCACGCAATTCTACAAACTGTACCCCTTTTACAACACGTCCTTCTTTTACGTCAAGACATGGAATAATTCGTTTTGTTAACATACGCCCTCTTTCACTCCCTGCGTCCAAGCCGTCAGTAAATACACACCAAACGGACCTGACTTTTCTGGATGGAACTGCATACCTGTAAAATTATCTTTTGCCACGATACCCGGTACTTGAACGTGCTCATAATCAGCTGAGGCGATCAGCTCCATGTCATCGATGCCGCTCGCATAGTACGAGTGAACAAAGTAGACATGGCGCTCCTGCGGCAAGTCTTCATTATTTAACCACGCTGGTGTCTGCTTTAATTTCAGTTCATTCCAGCCCATATGCGGAATGCGTGTAACATCGGTAAAACGCTGAATACGTCCTTTGAAAATGCCAAGACCTTTCGTTTGCGCCACTTCATCGCTTTCTTCAAACATCAGCTGCATGCCAAGGCAAATACCTAAGAGCGGCTTTTTCGTCGTTTGAATGAAATCGATGAGCCCCGTTTCATCCAGGCGTTTCATCGCATCCGGAAAAGCGCCAACCCCCGGCAGCACATAAGCATCTGCCGCTTCCAGCTGTTCAATATCGCTTGAAACAATTACTTGTACATCCAATCGTTTTAGTGCCTGTTCGACACTAAACAGATTGCCCATTCCATAATCAATTACACCGATCTTCACGTTAACAGCCCCTTTGTTGATGGCACACCTTTTACACGTGGATCGATTTCAACCGCTGCATCCAATGCACGTGCCGTTGCTTTAAAAATCGCTTCAATAATATGGTGTGTATTATGCCCGTAAGGAACGATGACATGCAGGTTAATGCGTGCTTCCAGTGCAAACTTCCATAGAAACTCATGGACTAGCTCTGTATCAAAGTTTCCTACTTTCGCATTGAGTCCCGGTGTAACGCGGTACTCCAAATGCGGACGGTTAGAGCAGTCAACGACAACTTGTGCTAATGCGTCGTCCATCGGCACAAATGCTGTACCGTAGCGTTTGATTCCTTTTTTATCGCCTAACGCTTCACGGAATGCCTGTCCTAATACAATCCCGATATCTTCTGTCGTATGGTGATCATCAATCCAAGTGTCCCCGTCCGCCAGTATTTTACCGTCAAACAGTCCGTGCTTGATAAATAGATCGAGCATATGGTCCATAAAGCCAACACCAGTTTTAATGTCGGCTTGACCTGTACCGTCCAAGTTGAGCTCTACTTTAATTTTTGTTTCATTTGTATCACGATCGATTTTTGCAAAACGTGTCATTATTCTTCTCCTTTATCCCAGCCGCGCGATTCTACCGCTCTTGCATGTCCTTCCAACCCTTCAAGTCGTGCAAGACGCGCAATCTTCGGCGCATTTTGTTGCCATGTTTTCTCGCTGTAATAAACAACGCTCGTGCGCTTAATAAAATCATCGACATTTAAGCCGCTTGCAAAGCGCGCTGTTGAGTTCGTAGGTAATACATGATTCGTGCCCGCAAAGTAATCCCCAACCGGCTCCGAGCTATAGCGGCCGATAAATATCGCACCGGCATGTGTAATCATTTCCGAAACCTTTTCAGCATCTTCTGTTATGACTTCCAAATGTTCAGGTGCCAATGAATTGACAGCACGTACCGCATCTTTGATGGATTCCGCTACGTATATATGACCGAAGTTTTCAATCGATTTTCGTGCAATCGACTGTCTCGGCAGTTTTGATAATTGAATCTCGACCTGATCTGATACGGCATCCGCCAAATCATCGCTTGTTGTAATCAGTACAGCACACGCTAATGTGTCATGCTCTGCCTGTGACAACAGGTCTGCAGCAATTTCATCGGCATACGCACTTTCATCCGCTAAAATACAAATCTCAGACGGACCGGCAATCATATCAATCGCTACTTCACCGAATACTTCACGCTTCGCCAATGCTACGAATATATTGCCCGGACCTGTAATTTTATCTACCGGGGCAATCGTTTCCGTTCCGTACGCTAATGCAGCAATCGCCTGTGCACCGCCTACTTTGTAAATTTCCGTCACACCTAAAATGTGCGCTGCAACGAGTACAGCTTCCGGCAACTTCCCGTCATTTCCAGCAGGTGATGTAATGACAATGCGCTTTACTCCGGCAACTTGCGCAGGGATGACATTCATCAATACAGAAGAAGGATAGGCTGCAGATCCGCCGGGCACATACAATCCGACTGCATCAAGCGGTGTAATCCGTTGCCCTAAATACGACCCGTCTTCTAGGGGCAACTGGAATCCCGTACGTTTCTGTTCATTATGGTAGCGGTAAATATTATCTGCCGCTTCCTGTAGATCGCCGTATAATTGCGGATCAAAGTTTTTAACCGCTTCAACGATTTCACTTTCGGCTACGCGTAAATTTTCAGGTGCAAAACCGTCCCATTTTTCACTGTAATATTTAATCGCCGCATCACCTTTTGCACGCACATCCTGAATGACTTCACGAACGGTTTGCAGCTGCTGTTCATTGCCTTGCTCGAGTTGGCGTTTTAAAGAAATATCGTTATCCAAAATTGTTATTTTCATCTCGTTGGCCCCTCTTATTTCACACATTTTTTCAAGCGTGTCACTAAATCTTGAATGCGGTCACTCTTCATGCGATAGCTTACAGGATTCGCGATTAAACGGGATGAGACTTCGGCAATATGCTCATATTCCACTAAGCCGTTTTCCTTCAGTGTACGACCCGTTGAAACGATATCGACAATGCGATCGGCCAGACCAATCATCGGTGCCAGTTCAATCGATCCGTTCAGCTCGATAATCTCAACCTGTTCCCCGATTCCCTTATAATACTTCATCGCAATATTCGGATACTTCGTCGCAATACGCGGCGCAATTTCATTAATTGTTGTGTTCGGCAAACCTGCTGAAGCGATATAGCATTCACTGATTTTCAGATCGAGCAGCTCATGTACCGTTCGGCGCTGCTCAAGTAAAACGTCTTTACCCGCAATTCCGATATCCGCAACCCCATGTTCGACATAAACCGGTACGTCCATCGGTTTCGCTAAAATAAAGCTGATGTTTTCCTCTGGTATTTCAATCATGAGTTTACGTGACATTTCCACTTCTTCAGGAAGGTT
This genomic window contains:
- the hisF gene encoding imidazole glycerol phosphate synthase subunit HisF, translated to MLTKRIIPCLDVKEGRVVKGVQFVELRDAGDPVELAKFYDEQGADELVFLDISASHEGRETMVDVVRQTAATLAIPFTVGGGIRTIDDMKRILRAGADKVSVNTSALERPQLIKEGADYFGAQCIVCAIDARYSEEDGTWMVYTHGGRNKTTWTAVDWAKEAVRLGAGEILLTSMNQDGEKSGFDLELTKAVRDAVTVPVIASGGAGNAEHFREVLQDVDTDAALAASIFHYKETSVAEVKSYLKEKGVRVR
- the hisH gene encoding imidazole glycerol phosphate synthase subunit HisH yields the protein MKIGVIDYGMGNLFSVEQALKRLDVQVIVSSDIEQLEAADAYVLPGVGAFPDAMKRLDETGLIDFIQTTKKPLLGICLGMQLMFEESDEVAQTKGLGIFKGRIQRFTDVTRIPHMGWNELKLKQTPAWLNNEDLPQERHVYFVHSYYASGIDDMELIASADYEHVQVPGIVAKDNFTGMQFHPEKSGPFGVYLLTAWTQGVKEGVC
- the hisD gene encoding histidinol dehydrogenase; the protein is MKITILDNDISLKRQLEQGNEQQLQTVREVIQDVRAKGDAAIKYYSEKWDGFAPENLRVAESEIVEAVKNFDPQLYGDLQEAADNIYRYHNEQKRTGFQLPLEDGSYLGQRITPLDAVGLYVPGGSAAYPSSVLMNVIPAQVAGVKRIVITSPAGNDGKLPEAVLVAAHILGVTEIYKVGGAQAIAALAYGTETIAPVDKITGPGNIFVALAKREVFGEVAIDMIAGPSEICILADESAYADEIAADLLSQAEHDTLACAVLITTSDDLADAVSDQVEIQLSKLPRQSIARKSIENFGHIYVAESIKDAVRAVNSLAPEHLEVITEDAEKVSEMITHAGAIFIGRYSSEPVGDYFAGTNHVLPTNSTARFASGLNVDDFIKRTSVVYYSEKTWQQNAPKIARLARLEGLEGHARAVESRGWDKGEE
- the hisIE gene encoding bifunctional phosphoribosyl-AMP cyclohydrolase/phosphoribosyl-ATP diphosphatase HisIE, producing the protein MNVKFNEQGLITAVVQDAQSKEVLTVAYMNEESLQKTIETNETWFYSRSRQELWHKGATSGNTQKVVSIKTDCDKDALVIEVIPAGPACHNGTTSCFTESLVENERPGSVAILPQLVEVIKQREIDMPEGAYTTYLFDKGIDKICKKVGEEATEVVIGAKNRDAEEVKWESADLLYHLLVLLQEQKVDVYEVLDVLQKRHEGKKQ
- a CDS encoding 8-oxo-dGTP diphosphatase, which produces MQRITNLLAIKDGQVLLLQKPRRGWFVAPGGKMEPGESIYDSAIREFQEETNLTPKDVHLKGVYTMVIKNGDTVVDEWMLYTFIATDVEGTPFVETREGILSWYDIERLKDLPMAAGDRTNLLFAALNNGTQYGTFEYTEDFELISEKIQNSTEQN
- the hisG gene encoding ATP phosphoribosyltransferase, whose protein sequence is MTQLTIAMPKGRIFEEAYEMLLEAGFNLPEEVEMSRKLMIEIPEENISFILAKPMDVPVYVEHGVADIGIAGKDVLLEQRRTVHELLDLKISECYIASAGLPNTTINEIAPRIATKYPNIAMKYYKGIGEQVEIIELNGSIELAPMIGLADRIVDIVSTGRTLKENGLVEYEHIAEVSSRLIANPVSYRMKSDRIQDLVTRLKKCVK
- the hisB gene encoding imidazoleglycerol-phosphate dehydratase HisB; this encodes MTRFAKIDRDTNETKIKVELNLDGTGQADIKTGVGFMDHMLDLFIKHGLFDGKILADGDTWIDDHHTTEDIGIVLGQAFREALGDKKGIKRYGTAFVPMDDALAQVVVDCSNRPHLEYRVTPGLNAKVGNFDTELVHEFLWKFALEARINLHVIVPYGHNTHHIIEAIFKATARALDAAVEIDPRVKGVPSTKGLLT
- the trxB gene encoding thioredoxin-disulfide reductase, with product MSEEKIYDVVIIGAGPAGMTAAVYASRANLSTLMIERGIPGGQMANTEAVENYPGFDTILGPELSTKMFEHAKKFGAEYAYGDVNEIIDGEEYKIIVSGKKQYKTRTIIITTGAEYKKLGIPGETELGGRGVSYCAVCDGAFFKQKNLIVIGGGDSAVEEGVYLTRFADKVTIVHRRDKLRAQKILQDRAFANEKVDFIWNSTVKEIHEVDGKVGKVTLASTVDGTEKEVETDGVFVYVGMLPLTAPFASLNILNEAGYIVTNEKMETSIPGIYAAGDVREKMLRQIVTATGDGSIAAQSAQHYVEEIKEKINQ
- the rapZ gene encoding RNase adapter RapZ; this translates as MASSSCTHELVIITGMSGAGKTVAVQSFEDLGYYCVDNLPPELLTTFLALMKGSEKKISRMAVVMDLRGREFFGSLIEMLDALLDEEDILLRILFLESDDATLVRRYKESRRSHPLAPQGLPLEGIELERELLSEVKGRAKSIVNTSNLKPRELRERIAQEFSNMSSPTFSLNIMSFGFKHGLPIDADLVFDVRFLKNPYYVEELRHKTGLQTEVSSYVLATEETQQLIAKLTDLFTFMIPHYRNEGKSQLVIAFGCTGGQHRSVTLAEYFGKLLAKNDQVIVTHRDINHRKD
- a CDS encoding tetratricopeptide repeat protein, translating into MENKRLKTKATNVVSFVPNGDYYYKKALKAIERDEMDKAYKFIKRAADLSPDDAHVLLQYGILEMELQNFEHAYELIHTAYSLEPNESEIIFMLAEVSGCIGHIADAQKYAAQYLEMEPNGTYTEDASEILEFVDYVGDEMDDMDEFDGAKHVAQEKARRQMEQGDFKTAIEMLEQLIEEYPDLWNAYNNLALAYFYVGDAEQARALLYRVLRENKGNLHALCNLAVFAYYEKNSEELNELVGLLKKIQPFEWENRYKLGATFALIGQYEAAYKWLRSMSKKGYDGEPGFYFWLAQSAYFSGHETIAKESWKMLIQLDPSKEGMEPWANGEGSILRNSAENHRDFIIRQLTDEHQSSRLFGMFLLKRSAHKQEIVAHPSLLNVSDFSAIEKLCMAYALDYDFSNGSKEEQQFLRFMEVAEQIIEVNDSISLEVAQVLSTWFALGEIAFQQGYSFKNRAALAAAVEYSFHVALENKVTKKAIAGKYNISTATLTKYNDELYEFVPADFE
- a CDS encoding gluconeogenesis factor YvcK family protein; translated protein: MKKKRTRIVVIGGGTGLSTILRGLKQHPFDITAIVTVADDGGSSGRLRDDYDIPPPGDVRNVIAALSDVEPLVEQMFQYRFSQSNDLGGHSLGNLMLTALTEITGDFNHAIAEMSKVLNVHGKVIPAANKKVTLHAELMDGSDIIGESKIPSGHAPIKRVYLEPSNLKPLPAAVHAIERADFILIGPGSLYTSIIPNLLVKGIGQAVIRAKGEKIYIANLMTQQGETRSFTASQHIEAIHAHVGEVFIESVLINEKELPPSIYENYREENAEPVKFDIERLQEMGINIIPKEIALIENGTVRHDAVNLADWLCEYTLQKRQMMQE